One Ahaetulla prasina isolate Xishuangbanna chromosome 1, ASM2864084v1, whole genome shotgun sequence DNA window includes the following coding sequences:
- the TSSC4 gene encoding U5 small nuclear ribonucleoprotein TSSC4, with the protein MGDEGAGEPFVGIVTDGAADYEGILPSDTISLSDSDSEDFEFAGSAEVDIVSPEESLPSDDVDCESKKSGDSLHNSQKSVVQPFHLKGMSSSFSQRSQNIFDCLEGAAKQAVPAGEDNVIDKRFKRPLPPLSISNKMPAENFGRQREPIQSYKSSPPVPDYVAHPERWTKYSLENVAECSDDTNRSIAMEFLSGLNKGKKEQSSTRPENFIPSFNQDASSSGAGRIIFSKPVKAGLDRSDKKRGTSTEEKLEANIINANQETSGRPLGNLDAQNKGDVLDPSESKEGKKEDWEPLKLEERGARRANTGSPEVPEENVTTTIGFHGSKKRSRKHFRPKANHDEEEES; encoded by the coding sequence ATGGGAGACGAAGGTGCAGGTGAACCCTTCGTGGGTATTGTGACTGATGGGGCCGCAGATTACGAAGGCATCCTTCCGTCAGATACAATTTCGCTGAGTGATTCAGATTCAGAAGATTTTGAGTTTGCAGGCAGTGCTGAAGTTGATATTGTGTCCCCTGAGGAGTCGCTTCCTTCAGATGACGTGGATTGTGAATCAAAGAAGAGTGGGGACTCTTTGCACAACAGCCAAAAATCAGTTGTTCAGCCCTTTCATTTGAAAGGCATGAGCTCAAGCTTTTCACAGCGCAGCCAGAACATTTTTGATTGTCTGGAAGGAGCAGCCAAGCAGGCGGTGCCTGCAGGTGAAGACAATGTCATTGATAAAAGGTTTAAACGCCCTCTGCCACCACTCAGCATTTCAAACAAGATGCCTGCGGAAAACTTTGGAAGACAACGTGAGCCAATTCAGTCTTATAAGAGTTCCCCGCCAGTACCTGATTATGTGGCCCATCCAGAACGCTGGACCAAGTACAGTTTGGAGAACGTTGCAGAATGTAGTGATGATACCAACAGATCAATTGCTATGGAGTTCTTGAGTGGCTTGAACAAGGGTAAAAAGGAACAAAGCTCAACACGTCCTGAAAATTTCATACCATCTTTCAACCAGGATGCTTCTAGCTCTGGTGCAGGAAGAATTATCTTTAGCAAACCAGTAAAGGCAGGCTTAGACAGATCAGACAAAAAAAGAGGAACTTCAACAGAGGAAAAGTTGGAGGCCAACATTATTAATGCAAACCAAGAGACCAGTGGAAGGCCTCTGGGTAACTTGGATGCCCAGAACAAAGGTGATGTACTAGATCCCTCAGAAAGcaaagaggggaaaaaggaagaTTGGGAGCCGCTGAAATTGGAAGAACGAGGTGCTCGAAGAGCCAACACAGGTTCTCCAGAGGTGCCTGAAGAGAATGTGACAACCACCATAGGGTTTCACGGTAGCAAGAAAAGAAGTAGGAAACATTTCCGACCCAAAGCTAaccatgatgaagaagaagaatccTAA